The proteins below come from a single Roseiconus lacunae genomic window:
- a CDS encoding DinB family protein has translation MSTIDYIRRSLQTSRNLTLALIDDLKDAPMQVPTTNGGNPPIWILGHLTYGEANIVESIIEGKPNPLLSWDATFGAGKEPSTELESYPPWDELREAFETVREKTLALLDRLDDADLEKPVKKCPEGREDFFGTIEQCMMVLTLHPLMHYGQLTDSRRVLGRAPLRR, from the coding sequence ATGTCCACGATTGACTATATTCGGCGCAGTCTGCAAACCAGCCGAAACCTAACGCTGGCGTTGATCGATGATCTAAAAGACGCGCCGATGCAGGTTCCAACAACCAACGGAGGCAATCCACCGATCTGGATTCTCGGGCACCTGACCTACGGCGAGGCGAATATTGTCGAAAGCATCATCGAAGGGAAACCAAATCCACTGCTATCGTGGGACGCGACGTTTGGCGCCGGAAAAGAGCCTTCAACCGAACTGGAATCCTATCCGCCGTGGGACGAACTTCGCGAAGCCTTCGAAACCGTGCGTGAGAAGACACTTGCGTTGTTAGATCGCCTTGACGACGCAGATTTGGAAAAACCGGTAAAGAAGTGCCCCGAGGGCCGTGAGGATTTCTTTGGAACGATTGAACAATGCATGATGGTGCTGACGCTTCACCCTTTGATGCACTATGGCCAACTCACCGACTCACGACGGGTTTTGGGACGAGCGCCGTTGCGAAGATAA
- a CDS encoding DUF1501 domain-containing protein, whose amino-acid sequence MPKKQSTLSAARVPRRDVLYGLGASLGSVALTAMMADDLAANPNAGPMSPKPQHVPAKAKRCIFLMMEGGPSHLDTFDPKPKLKQLHLKEFNRAGKQKSAMESGKRYYVQSPFDFKQAGQSGAEMASNWEHLAGVADELCFYRGCQVDSVNHPTAMYQMNCGNRFGGDPAMGAWVTYGLGSINQDLPGFVVLPAVSYPQGGSANWSNGYLPAQFQGTALRPSGSPILDLDPPAGIPRQQQRLNLDLIAELNRRHAAKHPTHQDLAARMSNYELAFRMQMQVPTVLDLSDETERTLQLYGVNQEPTRTFGRKCLLARKLIENGVRFVQLYHGSWDSHDYIQRAHGSLVRAVDQPIAALIQDLKDRGLLDSTLIVWCGEFGRSPDNGVRGGTAYGRDHNPNAMSIWLAGGGVKAGHTIGATDETGAEAVENVHHVRDLHVTLLRLLGLDDNKLTYYHAGRFKQLSQFGGKVIDELIA is encoded by the coding sequence ATGCCGAAAAAACAATCAACACTGTCGGCCGCACGCGTACCACGCCGCGACGTCTTGTATGGTTTGGGCGCCAGTCTTGGTAGTGTCGCGCTGACGGCAATGATGGCCGATGACCTTGCGGCAAATCCAAATGCCGGCCCGATGTCGCCCAAGCCACAGCACGTTCCGGCTAAGGCAAAACGCTGTATTTTTTTGATGATGGAAGGCGGCCCGTCACACTTGGATACCTTTGATCCGAAACCTAAACTCAAGCAACTCCACCTGAAAGAATTCAATCGTGCCGGTAAGCAGAAATCCGCAATGGAAAGCGGAAAACGGTACTATGTGCAAAGCCCTTTCGATTTCAAGCAAGCTGGCCAGTCGGGCGCCGAAATGGCATCCAATTGGGAGCACCTCGCCGGCGTGGCTGATGAGCTGTGCTTCTATCGCGGTTGCCAGGTTGATAGCGTCAATCATCCCACCGCGATGTATCAGATGAATTGTGGCAATCGATTCGGCGGTGATCCAGCGATGGGCGCCTGGGTCACGTATGGCTTGGGATCAATCAACCAAGACTTGCCGGGATTTGTGGTACTGCCGGCGGTGTCGTATCCACAGGGTGGCTCGGCGAACTGGAGTAACGGATACTTGCCCGCCCAGTTCCAAGGCACGGCACTTCGGCCTAGCGGCAGCCCCATTTTGGATCTAGATCCACCGGCTGGAATCCCTCGTCAACAACAGCGGCTCAACCTTGATCTGATTGCCGAACTGAATCGGCGCCATGCGGCAAAGCACCCGACGCATCAGGACTTGGCGGCTCGGATGTCCAACTATGAACTTGCATTTCGCATGCAAATGCAAGTCCCTACGGTTCTCGATCTTTCGGACGAAACCGAACGTACCTTGCAGCTTTATGGTGTCAACCAAGAACCGACGCGGACCTTCGGACGAAAGTGTTTGCTGGCCCGTAAGTTGATCGAGAACGGGGTTCGCTTCGTACAGTTGTATCACGGGAGTTGGGATAGCCATGATTACATCCAGCGAGCGCACGGCAGTTTGGTTCGCGCGGTTGACCAGCCGATCGCGGCGTTGATTCAAGACCTGAAAGATCGTGGGTTGCTTGATTCAACACTGATCGTTTGGTGCGGAGAGTTCGGCCGCTCACCTGATAACGGTGTCCGTGGTGGGACCGCATATGGCCGAGACCATAATCCTAACGCGATGTCTATTTGGCTTGCCGGCGGAGGTGTCAAAGCCGGCCACACGATCGGAGCGACGGACGAAACTGGCGCCGAAGCGGTCGAGAATGTACATCATGTGCGAGATCTGCACGTGACCTTGCTACGACTATTGGGCTTGGACGATAACAAGCTGACCTACTACCACGCCGGACGTTTCAAGCAGCTTAGCCAATTCGGTGGCAAAGTCATCGACGAATTAATTGCCTGA
- a CDS encoding PSD1 and planctomycete cytochrome C domain-containing protein gives MNCPSYAGAPLHRATIRATIFLAIAVCCLTVDRSARAAPIPEETTADQDDPLAGESEAIFVRRIEPLLREKCFGCHGADPDSVEGELDLTQPKLAMAGGESGEAAIIAGRPEESSLYLVMTRTNDDWSAMPPKEAEAITAKQLADVRRWIETGAVWPSPERAQEIEKENAERWSVEDGILVKTSGGLDAAWTNRRYQPESLWGYQPVVRPQITGAAINPIDELIEAAMPKGLPAAEPADRRTLIRRATFDLTGLPPTPDEVEAFVQNSLPDDEAVAKLVDRLLDSPHYGERMAQHWLDVVRYADSSGFANDYHRGGAWRYRDYVIRSFNNDKPFDQFALEQIAGDEWKPNDPEMLIAVGFLRMGPWELTGMEVAKVARQRFLDDVTNSVGETFLAHSLQCAKCHDHKFDPVPTRDYYGIQAVFKTTQLADRRAERLSSESTDGFDQVRHLAERRAAYQAILQDLDQVLLDNAIDWYNEHGLDDSKWREVVAEISRGRKSGVFNAARGRIRKGLQEGQYPPKLVGFTPQQFGLERVARKGLQALAFEEDTFKPYALSIYNGHTPDVKSIYAPFRVPSDPMKGELEQGHILTGGDPFSPGEAVQPGVLSILENLLESPIPNSVGGRRLAFARWVTNADNPLTTRTIANRVWMWHFGKPIAGNPNNFGSTGKRPTHPELLDFLASTLVENGWSLKSLHRLIMTSEAYRRSSSHPDASKLAEFDPNGTSYAAFAPRRLTAEEIRDAMLSMSGELNPTQGGVPCRPEINLEVALQPRQVMGTFAAAWQPNPLPEDRHRRSIYACRLRGLADPAHEVFNLPGPDFSAEQRDQSNVTPQVFALLNSERSNKRALALAHRCLQETDTDRQAIERCFQLVYGRSASDQEIRLLVDHLVLIEKQLPDVPQPFKPQPTEIRREAVEENTGEQFSFVEVLHSNAEFVPDLSPPEVDRHTRAFADLCLAILNSNEFIYVY, from the coding sequence GTGAATTGTCCTTCGTATGCCGGTGCGCCACTCCATCGAGCAACGATTCGTGCGACTATTTTTCTGGCCATCGCGGTTTGTTGTCTGACGGTCGATCGGTCTGCCCGTGCCGCTCCGATTCCCGAAGAAACAACGGCCGACCAAGACGACCCTCTAGCCGGGGAATCCGAAGCCATCTTCGTTCGCCGGATCGAGCCTTTGTTACGTGAAAAATGCTTCGGATGTCACGGCGCCGACCCTGACTCAGTCGAAGGCGAGCTTGACCTCACCCAACCCAAGTTGGCAATGGCAGGTGGCGAAAGCGGCGAAGCGGCAATCATCGCCGGTCGGCCCGAGGAGAGTTCGTTGTACCTCGTCATGACTCGGACCAATGACGATTGGTCGGCAATGCCACCGAAAGAAGCCGAAGCGATCACCGCCAAACAGCTTGCCGATGTGCGGCGTTGGATTGAAACGGGGGCCGTTTGGCCGAGTCCAGAACGTGCCCAAGAGATTGAAAAGGAGAATGCCGAGCGTTGGTCTGTCGAAGATGGCATTCTCGTCAAAACCTCGGGCGGGCTTGACGCGGCCTGGACCAACCGACGTTATCAACCGGAGTCACTTTGGGGCTATCAACCAGTTGTCCGGCCGCAGATCACCGGTGCGGCTATCAACCCGATTGATGAATTGATCGAAGCCGCGATGCCCAAAGGATTGCCGGCAGCCGAGCCGGCCGATCGACGTACACTGATCCGCCGAGCCACGTTTGACTTGACTGGGTTGCCACCGACGCCCGATGAAGTCGAAGCGTTCGTGCAAAACTCTTTGCCGGATGACGAAGCGGTCGCGAAACTGGTCGATCGCCTGCTCGATTCGCCCCACTATGGCGAACGGATGGCGCAACACTGGCTCGACGTCGTTCGCTATGCCGATTCGTCCGGCTTTGCAAACGATTATCACCGAGGCGGAGCCTGGCGGTATCGCGACTATGTGATTCGTTCTTTCAATAACGACAAGCCGTTCGATCAATTCGCTCTTGAGCAAATCGCCGGTGACGAGTGGAAACCGAATGATCCTGAAATGTTGATCGCGGTTGGTTTTTTGAGGATGGGCCCTTGGGAATTAACGGGAATGGAAGTCGCCAAGGTGGCCCGGCAGCGTTTTTTGGATGACGTGACCAACAGCGTTGGCGAAACATTCCTCGCCCACTCACTTCAGTGCGCCAAGTGTCATGATCATAAGTTCGATCCGGTACCGACCCGCGACTATTACGGCATTCAAGCGGTGTTCAAGACGACTCAACTGGCCGATCGTCGGGCCGAACGATTGTCCTCCGAAAGCACCGATGGGTTTGATCAGGTCCGCCACCTTGCCGAGCGACGTGCGGCCTATCAGGCCATCCTCCAGGATCTCGATCAAGTTTTGCTGGACAACGCTATCGACTGGTACAACGAACACGGATTGGATGATTCAAAGTGGCGGGAGGTGGTCGCCGAAATCAGCCGAGGTCGAAAGTCGGGCGTGTTTAATGCGGCGCGCGGCCGGATCCGAAAGGGACTGCAAGAAGGTCAGTACCCTCCGAAGCTAGTTGGCTTCACACCGCAACAATTCGGACTCGAACGAGTCGCCCGCAAGGGGCTACAGGCACTCGCGTTCGAAGAAGACACGTTCAAGCCCTACGCATTGTCGATCTATAACGGTCACACTCCCGATGTGAAATCGATCTACGCGCCGTTTCGTGTCCCCAGCGATCCGATGAAAGGCGAATTGGAACAGGGGCACATTTTGACCGGAGGCGACCCATTTTCCCCCGGCGAAGCGGTGCAGCCGGGAGTCTTAAGCATCCTAGAAAATTTGCTGGAATCTCCGATCCCGAATTCGGTCGGTGGTCGGCGATTGGCGTTCGCCCGTTGGGTGACCAATGCCGACAATCCGTTGACGACTCGAACGATCGCCAATCGTGTCTGGATGTGGCACTTCGGAAAGCCGATTGCCGGAAACCCAAATAACTTCGGATCCACCGGTAAACGTCCGACGCACCCGGAGTTGCTTGATTTCCTTGCTTCGACGTTGGTCGAAAACGGATGGTCGCTGAAGTCACTGCATCGTTTGATCATGACCAGTGAAGCCTATCGCCGGTCGAGTTCTCATCCCGACGCATCGAAACTCGCCGAGTTCGATCCCAACGGAACAAGCTATGCCGCGTTTGCCCCTCGTCGTTTAACCGCCGAGGAAATTCGTGATGCAATGCTATCGATGTCCGGTGAACTAAATCCAACGCAAGGCGGTGTCCCTTGCCGGCCGGAGATCAACCTGGAGGTCGCTTTGCAGCCGCGGCAGGTGATGGGGACCTTCGCCGCCGCTTGGCAACCCAACCCGCTGCCCGAGGATCGTCACCGACGCTCAATCTACGCATGTCGGCTTCGCGGGCTCGCCGATCCGGCACATGAAGTGTTCAACTTGCCGGGCCCCGATTTTTCGGCCGAACAGCGAGATCAGTCCAACGTCACTCCACAGGTCTTCGCACTGCTCAATAGCGAACGATCGAACAAGCGAGCGCTCGCATTGGCGCACCGTTGTTTGCAGGAGACCGATACCGATCGTCAAGCCATAGAGCGATGTTTTCAGCTTGTCTATGGGCGGTCGGCGAGTGACCAAGAGATACGTTTGCTCGTCGATCACCTCGTGTTGATCGAAAAGCAGTTACCCGATGTGCCTCAACCCTTCAAGCCACAGCCAACCGAGATCCGGCGCGAAGCGGTCGAAGAAAACACGGGCGAACAGTTTAGCTTCGTCGAAGTGCTTCATTCCAATGCGGAGTTTGTCCCAGACTTAAGTCCGCCTGAGGTAGATCGCCATACACGAGCGTTCGCCGATCTCTGCCTCGCGATCTTGAACTCCAACGAGTTTATTTACGTGTATTGA
- a CDS encoding superoxide dismutase — translation MAYSLPELPYAKDALEPHIDAKTMEIHHGKHHNGYVTKLNGAIEGTDLGSKSVEDLVSDLSAVPEDKRGAVRNNGGGHANHSLFWAVMGPGKGGTPSGDLAAAIDSAFGSFDAMKEAFEAAAATRFGSGWAWLYVEGGTLKIGSTANQDNPLMGTDIAGISGTPILGLDVWEHAYYLNYQNRRPDYIAAFWNVVDWDAVAARFAAAK, via the coding sequence ATGGCTTACTCATTGCCAGAATTGCCTTATGCCAAGGACGCCCTGGAGCCTCATATTGATGCTAAGACCATGGAAATCCACCATGGCAAGCACCACAACGGCTATGTCACCAAACTTAACGGCGCGATCGAAGGCACTGATTTAGGATCGAAATCGGTCGAAGACCTGGTTTCAGACCTGTCTGCGGTCCCCGAGGACAAACGCGGCGCGGTCCGCAACAACGGTGGCGGACATGCCAATCACTCGCTGTTTTGGGCCGTCATGGGCCCCGGCAAAGGCGGCACGCCCTCGGGCGACCTTGCCGCGGCGATCGACAGCGCCTTCGGAAGCTTTGACGCGATGAAAGAAGCGTTCGAGGCCGCAGCCGCAACCCGTTTCGGTAGCGGTTGGGCGTGGCTTTACGTCGAAGGCGGTACGCTGAAGATCGGCAGCACCGCCAACCAAGACAACCCGTTGATGGGCACCGACATTGCCGGAATCAGCGGTACCCCGATCTTAGGCCTCGACGTGTGGGAACACGCCTACTACTTGAACTACCAAAACCGCCGTCCCGACTACATCGCCGCGTTCTGGAACGTCGTCGATTGGGATGCCGTTGCGGCTCGCTTCGCAGCCGCAAAGTAG
- a CDS encoding phospho-sugar mutase, whose product MNATESLAAVSKAAEDGQISSTALENIQSWLTEDRYADYRDQVAAEIEAGHWRALDDAFWTIIPFGTGGRRGRMNPIGSNAINDRTIGESAQGLADYVTEYHKGAKELSCVIAYDTRHKSRHFAELCAGIMVAAGFKVYFLDDYRATPQLSFAVRQKSCDCGIMVTASHNPPSDNAVKVYWSSGAQVLPPHDKAIIDRVMNCQEINQVPFADALADGRVEIITEEIDHAFLEVTKAQAFEGSRDVKILYTPLHGVGAEAVIPLLKADGFNNVEVYGPHEEKSGDFPNVPGHVSNPENTAVFEKPIEYASANGFDVVLATDPDCDRLGVAAPVTSDPSGEWATFNGNQIGALLAEFILSKRKQAGTLSADHYLVKTLVTTELIRRIADSYEVKTVGDLLVGFKHIAAAMDAGGPDKFVFGTEESHGYLVGQYCRDKDGAVACMLLSELAADLKQQGISMHEYLAALYRKHGYHKEYLINLVMEGSEGMAAMQRLMQAFRQSPPESLAGIRVGQIRDYLNSTKTDTATGNSEALGDPVGNLIIMDLDEEGNYVAARPSGTEPKIKLYVFTRLPVGDSQDLDAAEAKLGERLKALEADMRAFAKANS is encoded by the coding sequence ATGAACGCTACCGAGTCACTTGCAGCCGTTTCAAAAGCCGCCGAAGACGGGCAAATCAGTTCTACCGCCCTTGAGAATATCCAATCCTGGCTTACCGAAGACCGCTATGCCGACTACCGCGATCAGGTTGCCGCTGAAATCGAAGCCGGGCATTGGCGCGCCCTCGACGATGCTTTTTGGACGATCATTCCATTTGGAACTGGCGGCCGACGCGGACGCATGAACCCGATCGGGTCCAATGCGATTAACGATCGGACAATCGGCGAAAGCGCCCAAGGGCTGGCCGATTATGTGACCGAGTATCACAAAGGCGCGAAAGAACTTTCTTGTGTGATTGCTTATGACACACGTCATAAATCACGACACTTTGCCGAACTGTGCGCGGGGATCATGGTCGCCGCCGGGTTCAAGGTCTACTTTTTGGACGATTATCGTGCGACGCCGCAGCTGTCGTTTGCCGTTCGCCAGAAAAGCTGCGATTGCGGAATCATGGTGACCGCAAGCCACAACCCGCCGAGCGACAACGCCGTCAAAGTTTATTGGTCCAGCGGGGCACAAGTTCTGCCGCCACACGATAAAGCGATCATCGATCGTGTGATGAATTGTCAAGAAATCAACCAAGTCCCGTTCGCCGATGCGTTGGCTGACGGTCGAGTTGAAATCATCACCGAAGAAATCGATCACGCGTTTTTGGAAGTCACCAAAGCTCAAGCATTCGAAGGCAGTCGAGACGTCAAGATCCTTTACACGCCTTTGCATGGCGTCGGTGCCGAAGCTGTGATTCCGTTGTTGAAGGCCGACGGATTCAACAATGTCGAAGTCTATGGGCCGCACGAAGAAAAAAGCGGTGACTTCCCAAATGTTCCCGGACACGTTTCCAACCCCGAAAATACAGCCGTCTTTGAGAAGCCGATCGAATACGCGTCGGCCAACGGTTTCGATGTGGTCCTGGCGACCGATCCCGATTGCGACCGATTAGGGGTTGCCGCTCCGGTGACAAGCGATCCGTCGGGCGAATGGGCCACATTCAACGGCAATCAGATCGGTGCGTTGTTGGCCGAATTCATCCTCTCCAAACGCAAGCAAGCAGGCACACTTTCGGCCGACCATTATCTCGTCAAGACGCTCGTCACGACCGAGTTGATCCGCCGTATCGCTGATTCGTACGAAGTGAAAACGGTCGGCGATTTGTTGGTCGGATTCAAGCATATCGCGGCGGCGATGGACGCCGGTGGCCCCGATAAGTTCGTGTTCGGAACCGAAGAATCGCACGGCTATCTGGTCGGCCAGTATTGCCGCGATAAAGACGGAGCGGTCGCTTGCATGCTGCTCAGCGAACTTGCCGCGGATTTGAAACAGCAAGGTATCTCGATGCACGAGTACTTGGCTGCCCTCTATCGAAAGCATGGCTATCACAAGGAGTACCTGATCAATCTTGTGATGGAAGGCAGCGAAGGGATGGCGGCGATGCAACGTTTGATGCAGGCCTTCCGGCAATCGCCTCCCGAATCGCTTGCCGGTATTCGCGTGGGGCAAATTCGTGACTATCTCAATAGCACCAAGACCGACACGGCAACGGGCAACTCCGAAGCTCTCGGTGACCCGGTCGGGAACCTGATCATCATGGATCTAGATGAAGAAGGTAATTACGTCGCCGCTCGACCGAGTGGCACCGAACCGAAGATCAAGTTGTATGTGTTCACCCGGTTGCCCGTCGGTGATTCACAGGATCTCGATGCCGCCGAAGCAAAACTTGGCGAGCGTCTCAAGGCGCTCGAAGCCGACATGCGAGCGTTTGCAAAGGCGAATAGCTAA
- the glmM gene encoding phosphoglucosamine mutase, with the protein MSKLIISVSGLRGIIGETLTPVVAARFVAAFAAHLPAGPVVVGRDGRSSGPMLRDTIVAALRACGRDVIDADVAATPTIGVLVKTIGAAGAVQISASHNPPPYNGIKLFGSDGRVLDAITGAKIRDAYHEETAAWTSFDKIGNATVHDDPHEAHLQAVLATVNVDAIRAAKHRVLIDSNHGAGALLGVRLLEALGCDVVTFGAEPDGQFEHVPEPTEENLAGISDLVRKNDCVVGFCQDPDADRLALIDGNGKYVGEEYTLALCVRRAMANEDTRGPIVINGATSSMSERVAAEAGVAAFRSAVGEANVADKMIAEKATYGGEGNGGPIDPRVGYVRDSFVGMAQVLDLMTSTGKPVAELAAELPRFAIVKDKASVSADGLPELFAKLKQQYPEANVDEGDGLRLAWPDRWLLVRGSNTEPIVRLIAEADSESQAQALCDAARELL; encoded by the coding sequence ATGAGCAAGCTAATCATCAGTGTCAGCGGCCTCCGCGGCATCATCGGCGAAACACTCACGCCGGTCGTCGCGGCTCGATTTGTCGCCGCCTTTGCCGCACACCTGCCTGCCGGGCCGGTTGTCGTCGGTCGTGACGGACGTAGCAGCGGCCCGATGTTGCGGGACACCATCGTCGCCGCCCTGCGCGCATGCGGGCGCGACGTGATCGACGCAGACGTGGCGGCGACACCGACAATTGGTGTGTTGGTCAAGACCATCGGGGCCGCAGGTGCGGTGCAGATCTCGGCGAGCCATAATCCACCGCCCTACAACGGAATCAAACTCTTCGGTAGCGACGGGCGCGTGCTAGACGCCATCACGGGCGCGAAGATTCGTGATGCTTATCATGAAGAAACCGCCGCCTGGACGTCCTTCGACAAAATCGGAAACGCTACCGTTCACGACGATCCTCACGAAGCCCACTTGCAGGCGGTGCTTGCCACCGTGAACGTCGATGCCATTCGCGCCGCCAAGCATCGAGTCCTGATCGATAGCAACCACGGGGCCGGCGCTCTGCTCGGCGTGCGATTGCTCGAAGCGCTCGGCTGCGATGTGGTCACTTTCGGTGCCGAGCCAGACGGACAATTCGAACACGTCCCCGAACCCACCGAGGAAAACCTCGCCGGTATCTCCGATCTGGTCCGGAAAAACGATTGCGTCGTCGGCTTCTGCCAAGACCCGGATGCAGATCGACTTGCACTTATCGATGGCAATGGCAAGTACGTCGGCGAAGAGTACACGTTGGCCTTATGCGTACGACGGGCGATGGCCAACGAAGACACACGTGGGCCAATTGTCATCAACGGTGCGACGAGTTCAATGAGCGAACGGGTAGCCGCAGAAGCGGGCGTAGCCGCGTTTCGCTCGGCCGTCGGGGAAGCCAACGTGGCGGACAAAATGATCGCCGAGAAAGCGACCTATGGCGGCGAAGGCAATGGAGGACCGATCGATCCGCGCGTCGGATACGTTCGAGACAGCTTCGTCGGAATGGCGCAAGTACTGGACCTCATGACCTCGACGGGCAAGCCGGTCGCCGAGCTGGCCGCCGAACTGCCTCGGTTTGCCATCGTCAAGGACAAGGCATCCGTCTCCGCCGATGGCTTGCCAGAGTTGTTCGCGAAGCTCAAGCAACAGTACCCCGAAGCGAACGTGGATGAAGGCGATGGCTTGCGATTGGCTTGGCCAGATCGCTGGCTACTCGTTCGCGGCAGCAACACCGAACCGATCGTGAGGTTGATTGCCGAAGCGGATTCGGAATCGCAAGCACAAGCGTTGTGCGACGCAGCTCGTGAGCTGCTTTAA
- a CDS encoding anti-sigma factor family protein, giving the protein MHEDLLGYLLGALEPDEMQRVSEWLKDNPEGQAELARLERSLRPLEDGFEAIEPPSEDLLARTMAAIPEGIPPTSDEAVGRDYPVTLSDVELSRESTRPTSRWNVVDSIGGLLSVATLLALLLPTIAAGRFQARKAACQDNLRSLGTALLQYVTQDHQGRLPQVQPSGPEAFAGVYAIRLHDVGLLPDDQPQWCPSMDVPTQPQAVISKPNTAGAYRLPTAGELHQLSVNQLQSVQQYAGGHYAYNLGVIGDQGYSSPQYEGRATFAVMADSPVIGRDANGMATTRYAHGERGINVLYENGSVQFVSLDAIDSLRDNPFLNHAGAIEAGVNIDDAALAPSDIPPFKISVQR; this is encoded by the coding sequence ATGCACGAAGACCTGCTTGGTTACCTTCTTGGCGCACTCGAACCCGACGAGATGCAGCGTGTTTCGGAGTGGTTGAAGGACAATCCCGAGGGGCAAGCGGAACTGGCGCGACTTGAACGTAGCCTCCGTCCGCTCGAAGACGGGTTCGAAGCGATCGAGCCACCAAGTGAAGATCTGCTTGCCCGGACGATGGCTGCGATCCCCGAGGGGATACCACCGACGAGTGACGAAGCCGTCGGTCGCGACTATCCGGTGACACTCAGTGACGTCGAGTTGTCACGTGAATCTACACGGCCGACGAGTCGCTGGAACGTCGTCGACTCGATCGGAGGCCTTTTGTCGGTGGCGACGCTATTGGCGCTGTTGTTGCCAACGATCGCGGCCGGTCGGTTTCAGGCTCGCAAGGCTGCTTGTCAAGACAATCTGCGGTCTCTCGGCACGGCGTTGCTGCAATATGTTACCCAGGATCATCAAGGGCGATTGCCTCAAGTCCAACCGTCGGGGCCCGAAGCGTTTGCCGGGGTCTATGCGATCCGACTACATGACGTCGGATTGTTGCCCGACGACCAACCTCAGTGGTGCCCGTCGATGGACGTGCCCACGCAGCCTCAGGCCGTCATCAGTAAACCGAACACCGCGGGAGCGTATCGGCTGCCGACGGCAGGTGAACTGCACCAGTTGTCTGTCAATCAGCTGCAATCGGTTCAACAATATGCCGGCGGTCATTACGCCTACAACCTTGGCGTGATCGGCGATCAAGGCTACTCGTCACCCCAGTACGAAGGCCGGGCGACGTTTGCCGTGATGGCGGATTCACCGGTGATCGGTCGAGACGCCAATGGCATGGCGACCACACGTTATGCTCACGGCGAACGAGGGATCAACGTTCTCTATGAAAACGGCTCTGTTCAGTTTGTCAGTTTAGACGCAATCGATTCGCTGCGAGACAACCCGTTTCTTAACCATGCCGGCGCGATCGAAGCAGGCGTTAACATCGATGATGCCGCCCTCGCCCCGAGCGACATCCCGCCATTTAAGATTTCCGTTCAACGTTGA
- a CDS encoding RNA polymerase sigma factor: MSASSALPRSNALIESTRKASDISSLQQLSADERNELSDESLLAAYRETGNRSFFDQLMQRYQREIYSYLRRYIGGVEMAEDAFQGTFLQVHLKAHQFDSARRFRPWLYAIATNQAIDVQRRNKRHRMVSLDRTPNDSEQRNASWAEKLVGGTPDPLAAASDQENGHWMKQSIESLGEPMQQVIQLVYYQGLKYREAADVLGIPVGTVKSRLHAAVQRLGVMWEDSHDVPTDE; this comes from the coding sequence ATGTCCGCTTCATCTGCACTGCCACGTTCGAATGCATTGATCGAATCGACGCGGAAGGCATCGGACATTTCATCGCTCCAGCAGCTCTCTGCCGACGAGCGAAACGAACTCAGCGATGAATCGTTGCTGGCTGCCTACCGGGAAACGGGCAATCGTTCATTCTTTGACCAGTTGATGCAGCGTTACCAGCGGGAAATATACAGTTACCTGCGGCGTTACATCGGTGGCGTCGAAATGGCCGAGGACGCTTTCCAAGGAACGTTCTTGCAAGTCCATTTGAAGGCTCATCAATTCGATAGTGCTCGGCGTTTTCGCCCCTGGCTGTATGCGATTGCAACCAATCAGGCCATCGACGTCCAGCGGCGCAACAAGCGACACCGCATGGTCAGCTTGGATCGCACGCCCAATGACTCCGAACAACGCAATGCGAGCTGGGCCGAAAAACTTGTCGGCGGTACCCCCGACCCACTCGCCGCGGCTTCGGACCAGGAGAACGGCCACTGGATGAAACAGTCCATCGAGTCGCTTGGTGAACCAATGCAACAAGTCATTCAGTTGGTTTACTACCAAGGCCTCAAGTACCGTGAAGCCGCCGACGTACTGGGGATCCCGGTTGGAACCGTCAAAAGTCGCCTTCACGCCGCCGTCCAGCGCCTCGGCGTGATGTGGGAAGATTCCCACGACGTGCCGACCGACGAATAA